A single window of Myxocyprinus asiaticus isolate MX2 ecotype Aquarium Trade chromosome 34, UBuf_Myxa_2, whole genome shotgun sequence DNA harbors:
- the LOC127425285 gene encoding transmembrane protein 74-like has protein sequence MADLKVLFCGQDVVQTDHRDIDWSLKDQQSHHSMCTDERALSNEECCQACLEENVNEEKGVSEPWTATLAIGRLRKLNEWGFDEEVEICYDEEFETEFPGVTDVSDQKDNQLLADETNYDNFSWSSSRDLQDVPECSLLPVDDFMVDSSEKSVDYGFIGAVTFLVTGISLVVISYTVPHDVKVNPDTVSAREMEHLERENARVGAHLDRCVIAGLCLLTLGGVVLSTLLMISMYKGEMFRRQAFAYSKHQARLYGSINFRGGGSPTGAPSLLSLDEDEGPVEKEEI, from the coding sequence ATGGCCGATCTTAAAGTCCTTTTCTGCGGTCAGGATGTTGTTCAGACTGACCACAGGGACATCGACTGGTCCCTTAAAGATCAGCAAAGCCATCACTCAATGTGCACGGATGAAAGAGCTCTTTCCAATGAAGAGTGCTGCCAGGCGTGTCTGGAGGAGAATGTTAATGAAGAGAAGGGCGTTTCAGAACCATGGACAGCGACTCTGGCGATTGGACGACTCCGCAAACTGAATGAATGGGGATTTGATGAAGAGGTTGAGATATGTTACGACGAGGAGTTTGAAACCGAATTTCCTGGTGTGACTGACGTTTCTGACCAAAAGGACAATCAGCTGTTAGCAGACGAGACCAACTACGACAACTTCAGTTGGAGTTCGTCTAGAGATCTCCAAGATGTCCCAGAGTGTTCCTTGCTGCCGGTTGACGATTTCATGGTGGATTCATCGGAAAAGTCAGTGGATTATGGATTTATAGGTGCTGTTACTTTTTTAGTTACGGGCATATCCTTGGTTGTGATCTCCTACACGGTCCCACATGATGTCAAAGTGAATCCTGACACTGTATCTGCCCGAGAGATGGAACACTTGGAGCGAGAGAATGCCCGGGTGGGTGCTCACCTGGACAGGTGTGTGATTGCAGGGTTGTGCCTCCTTACACTTGGAGGTGTGGTGCTATCAACCTTGCTCATGATTTCCATGTATAAAGGAGAGATGTTTAGGAGACAAGCTTTTGCTTACTCCAAACACCAAGCCAGACTTTACGGCTCTATCAATTTTAGGGGTGGCGGAAGCCCGACTGGTGCCCCTTCACTTTTGTCCCTGGATGAAGACGAAGGTCCTGTTGAAAAAGAAGAAATTTGA
- the LOC127425219 gene encoding thyrotropin-releasing hormone receptor-like, which translates to MENSTVSNETLETWTDHSVEYKVISVLIVFLICALGIVGNVMVILVVLTTKHMRTPTNGYLVSLAVADLMVLIAAGLPSTADSLFGSWIFGHPGCLCITYFQYLGINASSCSITAFTIERYIAICHPIKAQFLCTLSRAKKIILGVWGFTSLYCVMWFYLSDIQQVVYKDVTIVTCAYKVSRNLYLPIYFFDFGIFFVLPLTLATVLYGLIARILFLNPLPSDPKDDKNGHDNFSKAKKNKMKNSSRCSSTTAASRRQVTKMLAVVVILFALLWMPYRTLVVVNSFLPEAYLDTWFLLFCRTCVYLNSAINPLIYNAMSQKFRAAFRRLCRCGINAQAQKAAYSVTLTYSVAKETSMVESMGHFSTEIDDLTPSEELFPDKKLLYPQNCDFRKETFSQA; encoded by the exons ATGGAGAACTCCACGGTGTCCAATGAGACTTTGGAAACTTGGACTGACCACAGTGTCGAATACAAAGTGATAAGCGTCCTCATAGTTTTCCTTATATGCGCCCTGGGGATAGTTGGAAACGTGATGGTCATCCTGGTGGTCCTCACGACCAAGCACATGCGGACCCCTACCAACGGTTATCTGGTGAGTTTGGCCGTCGCTGACCTGATGGTGTTGATCGCAGCCGGTCTACCGAGCACAGCGGACAGTTTGTTCGGTTCTTGGATTTTTGGGCACCCGGGGTGCCTGTGCATCACATACTTCCAATATCTTGGAATAAACGCATCCTCGTGTTCCATAACAGCGTTCACTATAGAGCGATACATCGCCATTTGTCACCCGATCAAAGCGCAGTTTTTATGTACGCTCTCACGGGCGAAGAAGATCATTCTTGGAGTTTGGGGTTTTACCTCGCTTTACTGTGTAATGTGGTTTTACCTGTCCGATATCCAACAGGTGGTCTACAAGGATGTGACTATAGTAACTTGCGCGTACAAAGTGTCCAGAAACCTTTACCTCCCCATATATTTTTTCGACTTTGGCATCTTCTTTGTTCTGCCTCTCACCCTGGCCACTGTCTTGTATGGTCTCATTGCGCGAATTTTGTTTCTCAATCCGTTACCGTCGGACCCCAAAGATGACAAGAATGGGCATGACAACTTTTCCAAAGCGAAGAAGAACAAGATGAAGAATTCTAGCCGCTGCTCCAGCACAACTGCAGCATCCCGAAGACAG GTTACAAAAATGCTGGCTGTGGTGGTTATTCTGTTTGCTCTACTTTGGATGCCATACCGCACACTGGTGGTGGTCAACTCCTTCCTGCCAGAGGCCTACCTTGACACCTGGTTTTTGCTGTTCTGCCGCACTTGTGTATACCTCAACAGCGCCATTAATCCTCTCATCTACAACGCCATGTCACAAAAGTTCCGCGCTGCCTTCAGGAGGCTCTGCCGCTGCGGAATCAATGCTCAGGCACAGAAGGCAGCTTATAGCGTGACATTAACCTACAGTGTTGCTAAGGAAACATCAATGGTAGAGAGCATGGGGCATTTTTCAACCGAGATAGATGACTTGACACCATCAGAAGAGCTGTTTCCTGATAAGAAGCTTCTGTATCCACAGAACTGTGACTTTAGAAAGGAGACTTTCAGTCAGGCCTGA